The following coding sequences are from one Nilaparvata lugens isolate BPH chromosome 4, ASM1435652v1, whole genome shotgun sequence window:
- the LOC111044559 gene encoding 2,3-bisphosphoglycerate-dependent phosphoglycerate mutase-like — protein sequence MRSFLIVCARLTNLSKMSSYKLVMIRHGESEWTNQNLFCGWYDSQLSEQGHKDAIEAARLLVETGMKFDVVFTSLLSRAVCSAKAILDELDQKQIPIEKAWQLNERHYGHLTGMNKEKAVEQYGYKQVQLWRRSFDILPPPMSKDHFCYDVIADYFKKFGDEIHVPEVESLKTTMERVVPYWRATIAPCILSGKNVLIVSHGTVLRSLIKHIEGISDSEITNINVPTAIPFIYEFNSELKPQKPKTFLGDQDKLELSIKRTASITRSK from the exons ATGAGAAGTTTTTTAATTGTCTGTGCTAGACTCACAAATCTATCAAAAATGTCTTCATACAAATTGGTTATGATTCGTCATGGGGAGAGTGAATGGACCAACCAGAATTTATTTTGTGGCTGGTATGATTCTCAACTGAGTGAACAGG GACACAAGGATGCAATTGAAGCGGCAAGATTGCTAGTAGAGACAGGTATGAAATTTGATGTTGTATTCACCTCTCTGCTTAGCCGAGCTGTGTGCTCCGCCAAAGCAATACTTGACGAGCTTGATCAGAAGCAAATCCCGATTGAAAAGGCTTGGCAACTGAATGAGCGACATTACGGTCATCTGACGGGCATGAATAAGGAAAAAGCTGTGGAGCAATATGGATATAAACAG GTACAACTTTGGAGGAGAAGTTTTGACATTCTTCCACCTCCAATGTCCAAGGATCACTTCTGTTACGATGTGATTGCAGACTATTTCAAAAAGTTCGGAGATGAAATCCATGTTCCTGAAGTTGAATCGCTAAAAACCACTATGGAAAGAGTTGTTCCTTACTGGAGGGCAACAATTGCTCCTTGTATTTTGAGCGGCAAGAATGTCCTGATCGTCTCACACGGCACAGTATTGAGAAGTCTGATAAAACACATTGAAg GTATTTCCGATTCAGAAATAACTAACATAAATGTACCTACAGCGATTCCATTCATATACGAGTTCAATTCAGAGCTGAAACCTCAAAAACCAAAAACGTTCCTTGGTGATCAAGATAAACTCGAGTTATCCATCAAGAGAACAGCTTCTATAACCAGATCGAAATAG
- the LOC120350959 gene encoding 2,3-bisphosphoglycerate-dependent phosphoglycerate mutase-like: MKFDVVFTSLLSRAVCSAKAILDELDQKQIPIEKAWQLNERHYGHLTGMNKEKAVEQYGYKQVQLWRRSFDILPPPMSKDHFCYDVIADYFKKFGDDIHVPEVESLKTTMERVVPYWRATIAPCILSGKNVLIVSHGTVLRSLIKHIEGISDSEITNINVPTAIPFIYEFNSELKPLNQNVSW, encoded by the exons ATGAAATTTGATGTTGTATTCACCTCTCTGCTTAGCCGAGCTGTGTGCTCCGCCAAAGCAATACTTGACGAGCTTGATCAGAAGCAAATCCCGATTGAAAAGGCTTGGCAACTGAATGAGCGACATTACGGTCATCTGACGGGCATGAATAAGGAAAAAGCTGTGGAGCAATATGGATATAAACAG GTACAACTTTGGAGGAGAAGTTTTGACATTCTTCCACCTCCAATGTCCAAGGATCACTTCTGTTACGATGTGATTGCAGACTATTTCAAAAAGTTCGGAGATGACATCCATGTTCCTGAAGTTGAATCGCTAAAAACCACTATGGAAAGAGTTGTTCCTTACTGGAGGGCAACAATTGCTCCTTGTATTTTGAGCGGCAAGAATGTCCTGATTGTATCACACGGCACAGTATTGAGAAGTCTGATAAAACACATTGAAg GTATTTCCGATTCAGAAATAACTAACATAAATGTACCTACAGCGATTCCATTCATATACGAGTTCAATTCAGAGCTGAAACCTCTAAACCAAAACGTTTCTTGGTGA